In the Corynebacterium suedekumii genome, one interval contains:
- a CDS encoding dicarboxylate/amino acid:cation symporter, whose translation MDLRRLTSSLLFRVIIAIILGIICSFFFPDWLARVFVTFNGLFGGFLGFFVPVLIFALITPAIAGLGRGAGKWLGITTGIAYVSTIVSGFIAYGVSQAVYPWLLADQQAVEAVDIDEGALAPFFSIEMSPPFEVMTALLLAFAVGLAMTTVKSDTLYKGSRDLERVVMKVITAFIIPLLPIYIFGMFLSLGMNGNLADTLVAFGKVLLLSVGMTFVYLALQYGIAGAVTGRNPFVAFKNMLPAYATALGTSSSAATIPVTYSSTLKNDVEVNVAGFVVPLCATIHLAGSMMKIGLYAFAIVYMANIEVSVGLAIGFILLLGITMIAAPGVPGGAIMAAVGLLASMLGFDDSQVALMIAAYIAVDSFGTAANVTGDGAIAMIVNKYAKGRIPAAVAEDDEDREDLDAAIGGEK comes from the coding sequence ATGGACCTCCGGCGTCTGACGTCCTCGCTGCTGTTCCGAGTGATCATCGCGATCATCCTGGGCATCATCTGCAGCTTCTTCTTCCCGGACTGGCTGGCCCGCGTGTTCGTCACGTTCAACGGCCTGTTCGGCGGTTTCCTGGGATTCTTCGTCCCCGTCCTCATCTTCGCGCTCATCACCCCGGCCATCGCCGGCCTCGGTCGCGGCGCCGGCAAGTGGCTGGGCATCACCACCGGCATCGCCTACGTGTCCACGATCGTCTCCGGCTTCATCGCCTACGGCGTCTCCCAGGCCGTGTATCCGTGGCTGCTCGCCGACCAGCAGGCCGTCGAGGCCGTGGACATCGACGAAGGGGCACTGGCCCCCTTCTTCAGCATCGAGATGTCCCCGCCCTTCGAGGTGATGACCGCCCTGCTGCTCGCCTTCGCCGTCGGCCTGGCCATGACCACCGTCAAGTCGGACACCCTGTACAAGGGCTCCCGCGACCTCGAGCGCGTGGTGATGAAGGTGATCACCGCCTTCATCATCCCCCTGTTGCCGATCTACATCTTCGGAATGTTCCTGTCCCTGGGCATGAACGGCAACCTCGCCGACACCCTCGTCGCCTTCGGCAAGGTCCTGCTCCTGTCCGTGGGCATGACCTTCGTCTACCTCGCCCTGCAGTACGGCATCGCCGGTGCCGTCACCGGCCGGAACCCGTTCGTTGCCTTCAAGAACATGCTGCCGGCCTACGCCACCGCGCTGGGTACCTCCTCCTCCGCGGCGACCATCCCGGTCACCTACTCCTCCACCCTGAAGAACGACGTGGAGGTCAACGTCGCCGGTTTCGTCGTCCCGCTGTGCGCCACCATCCACCTCGCCGGCTCGATGATGAAGATCGGGCTCTACGCCTTCGCCATCGTCTACATGGCCAACATCGAGGTCTCCGTCGGCCTGGCCATCGGCTTCATCCTCCTGCTCGGTATCACCATGATCGCCGCCCCGGGCGTGCCGGGCGGAGCCATCATGGCCGCCGTCGGCCTGCTGGCCTCCATGCTCGGATTCGACGACTCCCAGGTCGCCCTCATGATCGCCGCCTACATCGCCGTCGACTCCTTCGGCACCGCCGCCAACGTCACCGGCGACGGCGCGATCGCCATGATCGTGAACAAGTACGCCAAGGGTCGGATTCCCGCCGCCGTCGCGGAGGACGACGAGGATCGTGAGGACCTCGACGCCGCCATCGGAGGCGAGAAGTAA
- a CDS encoding SdpI family protein has translation MTVIGVILLVPALILLVVGALAWTRKLPGNSTVGLRVPEVRKSQEAWDAAHAVAGPFWVLAGVTMLFGALISFVASGWFWVLPVLAVLVAVLIVSVGANTGARMAVLFDQQAASSDEGCGENCNCGSGGHAEPAQVDLDALRRAANAADER, from the coding sequence ATGACCGTGATCGGCGTTATCCTGCTCGTCCCTGCCCTCATTCTCCTCGTGGTCGGCGCCCTCGCCTGGACCCGGAAGCTCCCCGGCAACTCCACCGTGGGCCTGCGCGTCCCGGAGGTCCGGAAGTCGCAGGAGGCGTGGGATGCGGCCCATGCCGTGGCGGGGCCGTTCTGGGTGCTGGCGGGTGTGACCATGCTGTTCGGTGCGCTCATCTCCTTCGTGGCGTCCGGCTGGTTCTGGGTGCTGCCGGTGCTGGCGGTCCTGGTGGCGGTGCTCATCGTCAGTGTCGGGGCGAACACGGGCGCACGGATGGCCGTGCTCTTCGATCAGCAGGCTGCGTCGTCGGACGAGGGGTGCGGGGAGAACTGCAACTGCGGTTCCGGGGGCCATGCGGAGCCTGCACAGGTGGATCTGGATGCGCTGCGGCGGGCCGCGAACGCCGCCGATGAGCGCTAG